Proteins encoded by one window of Salvia splendens isolate huo1 chromosome 14, SspV2, whole genome shotgun sequence:
- the LOC121764236 gene encoding uncharacterized protein LOC121764236, which translates to MEVIEELASNDEGWSNDRSKVHRVASTTDHDPMSSLSDKLDALTMKFDCIAMGQPSQEPQGKMGDVNYVNQGDNNRYFNNHRANFQGGGYNQFGNKWHPNLSYGNPNNALQPPSGFTVTDGVVNDPKKMTTEDILKSFMLQSNKLIEQNNQRIEKVETDVQSMATHLKNIDTQINQISQTVSTITQPGKFPSNTIINPKECKAVHLRSGTVYEAPSLPTTTSDTVLEPKAAVAEKEKEAEKENTGTTSGVKVPFPQVLNQKKKKKDEQFTRFLDIFRKVHVNIPLIEALLQMPKYAKFLKEVIAQKTSWGQVDTINQTENCSALLQRKLPAKLKDPGSFTVDCLIGGYKVENALCDLGASINLMPLSVFKQMNIGTLKPTSATLQMADRSVVYPKGIVEDLLIKVGEFIFPIDFMVLDMEEDKGVPLLLGRPFLATAEVNINVKKGELTIFMGEESQTFSHKPRSMDGRTEECKVVRLKHQVITEEGGSSAVRKVKQKDFYELHMEMMASTNSEPIAWIDADHSCPSPVHSVIITAPPRMGGKIPTAAKGRKTTAPTLKELIPREPEKWWLTKTWNDLFPHGGGAKRSPGGNSGMKEDLG; encoded by the coding sequence ATGGAAGTGATAGAGGAGCTTGCATCTAATGACGAAGGATGGAGCAACGACAGGAGTAAGGTGCATAGGGTGGCTTCTACTACAGATCATGATCCTATGAGCTCCCTATCCGACAAGTTGGATGCGCTAACCATGAAATTCGACTGCATAGCAATGGGGCAACCATCTCAAGAACCCCAAGGAAAAATGGGGGACGTGAACTATGTGAATCAAGGGGACAATAACCGGTACTTCAATAATCACCGCGCCAACTTTCAGGGTGGAGGATATAATCAGTTCGGGAACAAATGGCATCCCAATCTATCTTATGGAAACCCAAATAATGCTCTGCAACCACCCTCGGGGTTCACAGTTACTGATGGAGTGGTTAATGATCCGAAGAAGATGACCACGGAAGACATACTCAAGTCTTTCATGCTACAGTCCAACAAGCTCATTGAGCAGAACAATCAAAGGATTGAGAAGGTTGAGACAGATGTGCAAAGTATGGCCACTCATCTGAAGAACATAGACACACAGATCAACCAGATTTCCCAGACTGTGAGTACTATTACTCAACCGGGAAAATTCCCTTCGAACACCATCATAAATCCCAAAGAATGCAAAGCTGTGCATCTAAGGAGTGGCACTGTCTATGAAGCTCCCTCACTGCCTACGACCACATCTGATACCGTTCTTGAGCCCAAGGCTGCCGTGGCAGAGAAGGAAAAGGAGGCTGAAAAGGAGAATACTGGCACCACTTCTGGAGTAAAGGTGCCATTCCCGCAGGTACtgaatcagaagaagaagaagaaagatgagCAGTTCACTCGATTTCTAGACATCTTCAGAAAGGTGCATGTGAACATTCCTTTGATCGAGGCGCTGCTGCAGATGCCTAAGTACGCTAAGTTTCTGAAGGAGGTGATAGCCCAGAAGACCAGTTGGGGGCAGGTTGACACTATTAACCAAACTGAAAATTGTAGTGCTCTGCTGCAAAGGAAACTGCCTGCCAAGCTGAAGGACCCTGGAAGTTTCACTGTCGACTGCCTCATTGGGGGCTATAAGGTGGAGAATGCTCTCTGCGATCTAGGCGCGAGCATTAATCTAATGCCACTATCGGTGTTCAAGCAAATGAACATTGGTACTTTGAAGCCCACCTCAGCCACACTACAGATGGCAGACAGATCTGTCGTGTATCCAAAGGGCATCGTGGAAGACCTACTGATTAAGGTCGGGGAATTTATTTTTCCCATCGACTTTATGGTCTTGGACATGGAAGAAGACAAGGGAGTCCCCCTACTGCTAGGACGTCCCTTCCTTGCCACTGCCGAGGTAAATATAAACGTGAAAAAGGGAGAGTTGACAATCTTCATGGGAGAAGAAAGTCAAACGTTTTCCCACAAACCGAGAAGCATGGATGGAAGAACTGAGGAGTGCAAAGTAGTGCGTCTGAAGCACCAAGTGATTACTGAAGAAGGAGGATCGAGTGCAGTCAGAAAAGTGAAGCAGAAGGACTTTTATGAGCTTCACATGGAGATGATGGCTTCCACTAACTCGGAGCCAATAGCATGGATCGATGCAGACCATAGTTGCCCTTCACCGGTGCACTCGGTGATCATTACTGCACCCCCTAGGATGGGGGGTAAAATACCAACTGCTGCCAAGGGAAGAAAGACAACTGCTCCAACACTGAAGGAGCTTATCCCGAGAGAGCCTGAAAAGTGGTGGCTCACCAAGACTTGGAATGATCTATTTCCTCATGGAGGAGGAGCCAAGCGATCACCTGGAGGCAACTCTGGGATGAAAGAGGATCTCGGTTGA
- the LOC121763367 gene encoding protein SPT2 homolog isoform X2 — protein sequence MGGYEKDEYENWDEYEEDGEEQEEEDVDDDGYERVHKPTQEELDYLALRQRLKESIRKQMKKDTGTANPGSRDKVNSSRRDNYGSFFGPSQPVIAQRVIQESKSLLENPDLAASICRTSHKEKKSSVTAPVSSKSQTNRPLSVKTLKKKVEILKNTRDYSFLLSDDAEVPASSKVPPPRKVSAPKSDARSAELMQRSRPMGNGRAKEVFNGPDGRKPMLPCSQSKSKVGMDKSAHTNKSSTESRKQFGNNNGSGPGRPLGPKVLPSYNSVRATAKSAQPAAKKNISVVRKPTSSPLQPVARRPVQLNPQSGNNRPTSLHGQPSALRRPVQNDNYESSKPKVASRQSLPSSKVQLKRSPQSHPKLGPLRNERPKAKPKRQFPDDDSEGEQAINMIRQMFGYNPNKFRDDDDTGDMEANFDDILMEEKRSARIARQEDEEQLRLIEEEERRDRIWQAKKRKMSH from the exons ATGGGAGGGTATGAAAAAGAT GAGTATGAAAATTGGGATGAGTATGAAGAAGATGGAGAGGAGCaagaagaggaagatgtagatgacgATGGTTATGAAAGAGTTCATAAGCCAACCCAGGAGGAGTTGGATTATCTTGCCCTCAGGCAAAGGTTAAAAGAGTCTATTCGAAAGCAGATGAAGAAGGATACAGGGACTGCAAACCCTGGCTCCCGTGACAAAGTTAATTCATCACGTAGAGACAA CTATGGTTCTTTCTTTGGGCCTTCACAGCCTGTTATTGCTCAGAGGGTGATCCAAGAAAGCAAGTCCCTCTTGGAGAATCCAGATCTAGCAGCAAGTATATGTAGAACTAGCCATAAG GAGAAGAAGAGCTCTGTTACAGCTCCTGTCAGTTCAAAATCTCAAACAAACCGTCCGCTAAGTGTTAAAACT TTGAAGAAAAAAGTCGAAATACTGAAAAATACAAGAGACTATTCGTTTTTGTTATCGGATGATGCTGAGGTTCCAGCCTCCTCAAAAGTTCCACCCCCAAGAAAAGTGTCAGCCCCCAAGTCTG ATGCAAGATCTGCCGAATTAATGCAAAGGAGCAGACCAATGGGGAATGGTCGTGCAAAAGAAGTCTTCAATGGTCCTGATGGCAGAAAGCCTATGCTTCCATGTAGCCAGAGCAAATCTAAAGTTGGGATGGATAAGTCAGCTCATACAAACAAGTCATCCACAGAATCTAGGAAACAGTTTGGTAACAATAATGGAAGTGGGCCTGGTCGGCCTCTTGGACCTAAAGTTCTGCCTTCTTACAATTCTGTTCGTGCTACAGCAAAGTCGGCCCAACCTgctgcaaaaaaaaatatttctgtTGTACGTAAACCAACATCATCACCACTCCAACCTGTTGCACGCAGACCTGTTCAATTGAATCCGCAATCTGGCAATAATAGACCTACGTCTTTGCATGGCCAGCCTTCAGCTTTGAGAAGACCTGTACAAAACGATAATTACGAGTCTAGCAAGCCTAAGGTTGCTAGTAGACAGTCATTGCCTTCCTCTAAGGTTCAG TTGAAGAGGTCTCCTCAAAGTCACCCCAAACTTGGTCCTTTGCGAAATGAACGGCCAAAGGCAAAACCTAAGAGGCAGTTTCCTGATGATGATTCCGAGGGTGAACAGGCCATAAATATGATCAGACAAATGTTTGG TTATAATCCCAATAAGTTTCGAGATGATGATGACACTGGTGACATGGAGGccaattttgatgatattctgaTGGAGGAGAAACGAAG TGCAAGAATTGCCAGGCAGGAAGATGAAGAACAGCTCCGCctaattgaagaagaagaaagaagggaTAGGATATGGCAGGCAAAGAAGCGCAAGATGAGCCATTAA
- the LOC121763367 gene encoding protein SPT2 homolog isoform X1 codes for MGGYEKDEYENWDEYEEDGEEQEEEDVDDDGYERVHKPTQEELDYLALRQRLKESIRKQMKKDTGTANPGSRDKVNSSRRDNYGSFFGPSQPVIAQRVIQESKSLLENPDLAASICRTSHKEKKSSVTAPVSSKSQTNRPLSVKTVLKKKVEILKNTRDYSFLLSDDAEVPASSKVPPPRKVSAPKSDARSAELMQRSRPMGNGRAKEVFNGPDGRKPMLPCSQSKSKVGMDKSAHTNKSSTESRKQFGNNNGSGPGRPLGPKVLPSYNSVRATAKSAQPAAKKNISVVRKPTSSPLQPVARRPVQLNPQSGNNRPTSLHGQPSALRRPVQNDNYESSKPKVASRQSLPSSKVQLKRSPQSHPKLGPLRNERPKAKPKRQFPDDDSEGEQAINMIRQMFGYNPNKFRDDDDTGDMEANFDDILMEEKRSARIARQEDEEQLRLIEEEERRDRIWQAKKRKMSH; via the exons ATGGGAGGGTATGAAAAAGAT GAGTATGAAAATTGGGATGAGTATGAAGAAGATGGAGAGGAGCaagaagaggaagatgtagatgacgATGGTTATGAAAGAGTTCATAAGCCAACCCAGGAGGAGTTGGATTATCTTGCCCTCAGGCAAAGGTTAAAAGAGTCTATTCGAAAGCAGATGAAGAAGGATACAGGGACTGCAAACCCTGGCTCCCGTGACAAAGTTAATTCATCACGTAGAGACAA CTATGGTTCTTTCTTTGGGCCTTCACAGCCTGTTATTGCTCAGAGGGTGATCCAAGAAAGCAAGTCCCTCTTGGAGAATCCAGATCTAGCAGCAAGTATATGTAGAACTAGCCATAAG GAGAAGAAGAGCTCTGTTACAGCTCCTGTCAGTTCAAAATCTCAAACAAACCGTCCGCTAAGTGTTAAAACTGTG TTGAAGAAAAAAGTCGAAATACTGAAAAATACAAGAGACTATTCGTTTTTGTTATCGGATGATGCTGAGGTTCCAGCCTCCTCAAAAGTTCCACCCCCAAGAAAAGTGTCAGCCCCCAAGTCTG ATGCAAGATCTGCCGAATTAATGCAAAGGAGCAGACCAATGGGGAATGGTCGTGCAAAAGAAGTCTTCAATGGTCCTGATGGCAGAAAGCCTATGCTTCCATGTAGCCAGAGCAAATCTAAAGTTGGGATGGATAAGTCAGCTCATACAAACAAGTCATCCACAGAATCTAGGAAACAGTTTGGTAACAATAATGGAAGTGGGCCTGGTCGGCCTCTTGGACCTAAAGTTCTGCCTTCTTACAATTCTGTTCGTGCTACAGCAAAGTCGGCCCAACCTgctgcaaaaaaaaatatttctgtTGTACGTAAACCAACATCATCACCACTCCAACCTGTTGCACGCAGACCTGTTCAATTGAATCCGCAATCTGGCAATAATAGACCTACGTCTTTGCATGGCCAGCCTTCAGCTTTGAGAAGACCTGTACAAAACGATAATTACGAGTCTAGCAAGCCTAAGGTTGCTAGTAGACAGTCATTGCCTTCCTCTAAGGTTCAG TTGAAGAGGTCTCCTCAAAGTCACCCCAAACTTGGTCCTTTGCGAAATGAACGGCCAAAGGCAAAACCTAAGAGGCAGTTTCCTGATGATGATTCCGAGGGTGAACAGGCCATAAATATGATCAGACAAATGTTTGG TTATAATCCCAATAAGTTTCGAGATGATGATGACACTGGTGACATGGAGGccaattttgatgatattctgaTGGAGGAGAAACGAAG TGCAAGAATTGCCAGGCAGGAAGATGAAGAACAGCTCCGCctaattgaagaagaagaaagaagggaTAGGATATGGCAGGCAAAGAAGCGCAAGATGAGCCATTAA